One part of the Sebastes fasciatus isolate fSebFas1 chromosome 8, fSebFas1.pri, whole genome shotgun sequence genome encodes these proteins:
- the LOC141771921 gene encoding membrane cofactor protein-like isoform X10 — protein MCVTSLLLLSSLGLAITAQAQDCSRPVGGGNMTLNDDLPTYPDGTRVTFACNAGYVPAGSAAITCTAGSWSTLRLRCDRSNCGSAGDVEYGNIDYPEGTEFGDRLKVTCRTGYRRVGQDQLYCGAQGWLGRLPVCEVVSCNPPPAPNNVTVRPNKETYTYGEVVQYTCQNDVTLSGSSESSCSVNGMFEPAPPACIYVECPEPNIPDAHWVGGSRPPYRYQATVTYMCNSGFAMIGQPTLTCGIGRQWSPEFPKCQAITPQPKPSTTPTTTTTTIRPIMELAMMDTLYGWVLVWRSSLLVSSLPVDAISVESQQSSRRSDALGEAYLTMWFQKMERR, from the exons ATGTGTGTCACTTCCCTCCTTCTGCTGAGCAGTCTTGGCCTTGCCATTACAGCTCAAG CTCAAGACTGCTCCAGACCCGTTGGAGGAGGCAACATGACATTGAACGACGACTTACCAACATACCCAGATGGGACAAGAGTCACTTTTGCCTGTAATGCTGGCTACGTGCCAGCAGGGTCTGCGGCCATCACTTGCACTGCTGGCAGTTGGAGTACTCTGCGGCTGAGATGCGATA ggagtaactgtggctctgctggagATGTGGAATATGGGAATATCGATTACCCTGAAGGGACAGAGTTCGGCGATAGACTAAAGGTGACTTGCAGAACTGG TTACAGAAGGGTTGGCCAAGATCAACTCTATTGTGGAGCCCAAGGGTGGCTGGGCAGGTTGCCTGTATGTGAAG TGGTGAGTTGTAATCCGCCACCTGCGCCAAACAATGTCACTGTCAGGCCAAACAAAGAAACCTACACCTACGGAGAAGTTGTACAGTACACATGTCAAAACGATGTGACACTCTCTGGATCAAGTGAATCATCATGTTCAGTTAATGGGATGTTTGAGCCTGCTCCTCCAGCATGTATct ATGTTGAATGTCCAGAGCCTAATATTCCAGATGCGCACTGGGTTGGGGGTTCTCGACCCCCTTATAGATACCAGGCTACGGTGACGTACATGTGCAATTCCGGGTTTGCTATGATAGGACAGCCCACCCTGACATGTGGAATAGGCCGTCAGTGGTCACCTgaatttccaaaatgtcaag CAATTACACCCCAACCTAAACCGTccaccacccccaccaccaccaccaccactataCGTCCTATT ATGGAACTAGCAATGATGGACACACTGTATGGTTGGGTGTTGGTTTGGCGG TCCTCATTGTTAGTGTCCTCACTGCCTGTGGATGCTATTTCTGTGGAGTCCCAGCAATCATCAAGGAGAAGCGACG CTCTCGGAGAGGCTTACCTGACAATGTGGTTCCaaaagatggagaggaggtAG
- the LOC141771921 gene encoding membrane cofactor protein-like isoform X7, whose amino-acid sequence MCVTSLLLLSSLGLAITAQAQDCSRPVGGGNMTLNDDLPTYPDGTRVTFACNAGYVPAGSAAITCTAGSWSTLRLRCDRSNCGSAGDVEYGNIDYPEGTEFGDRLKVTCRTGYRRVGQDQLYCGAQGWLGRLPVCEVVSCNPPPAPNNVTVRPNKETYTYGEVVQYTCQNDVTLSGSSESSCSVNGMFEPAPPACIYVECPEPNIPDAHWVGGSRPPYRYQATVTYMCNSGFAMIGQPTLTCGIGRQWSPEFPKCQAIPPQPKPFTTTTTPTTTTTTTTTTGIVRMELAMMDTLYGWVLVWRSSLLVSSLPVDAISVESQQSSRRSDALGEAYLTMWFQKMERR is encoded by the exons ATGTGTGTCACTTCCCTCCTTCTGCTGAGCAGTCTTGGCCTTGCCATTACAGCTCAAG CTCAAGACTGCTCCAGACCCGTTGGAGGAGGCAACATGACATTGAACGACGACTTACCAACATACCCAGATGGGACAAGAGTCACTTTTGCCTGTAATGCTGGCTACGTGCCAGCAGGGTCTGCGGCCATCACTTGCACTGCTGGCAGTTGGAGTACTCTGCGGCTGAGATGCGATA ggagtaactgtggctctgctggagATGTGGAATATGGGAATATCGATTACCCTGAAGGGACAGAGTTCGGCGATAGACTAAAGGTGACTTGCAGAACTGG TTACAGAAGGGTTGGCCAAGATCAACTCTATTGTGGAGCCCAAGGGTGGCTGGGCAGGTTGCCTGTATGTGAAG TGGTGAGTTGTAATCCGCCACCTGCGCCAAACAATGTCACTGTCAGGCCAAACAAAGAAACCTACACCTACGGAGAAGTTGTACAGTACACATGTCAAAACGATGTGACACTCTCTGGATCAAGTGAATCATCATGTTCAGTTAATGGGATGTTTGAGCCTGCTCCTCCAGCATGTATct ATGTTGAATGTCCAGAGCCTAATATTCCAGATGCGCACTGGGTTGGGGGTTCTCGACCCCCTTATAGATACCAGGCTACGGTGACGTACATGTGCAATTCCGGGTTTGCTATGATAGGACAGCCCACCCTGACATGTGGAATAGGCCGTCAGTGGTCACCTgaatttccaaaatgtcaag CAATTCCACCCCAACCTAAACcgttcaccaccaccaccacccccaccaccaccactactactaccactactacaggTATAGTCCGT ATGGAACTAGCAATGATGGACACACTGTATGGTTGGGTGTTGGTTTGGCGG TCCTCATTGTTAGTGTCCTCACTGCCTGTGGATGCTATTTCTGTGGAGTCCCAGCAATCATCAAGGAGAAGCGACG CTCTCGGAGAGGCTTACCTGACAATGTGGTTCCaaaagatggagaggaggtAG